Sequence from the Drosophila innubila isolate TH190305 chromosome 3L unlocalized genomic scaffold, UK_Dinn_1.0 0_D_3L, whole genome shotgun sequence genome:
AAGGACGTTGAGACGACGACACCGACGGTGATTAACAAGCCGACACCGGTGAAATTGCCGCATTTCTCAAACATTCTtggcaagcagcagcagttgcaattgcagcaacagcaacaagtgcATCAGGAACAGCGTGAGAGGGAGCGGGAACAGGAGCAACCAGTGACGCCCAGAGGCAAGGCGAATGGACATGgaaacgggaacgggaaccgAAATGGCGGATTTAATGCTCCTGGTATTAACTCCGCACTGAGCGATAAGATGCATCAACTAATGCTCAATGCGAATCCTAATGGCGTTAACGGGATGCGAAGGTAAGGATTACAAATGTGTCCAGGTTCATAATCATATAGGCATGTTATCAATGTTATCTTAAATAGACAATGGCTAAGGCATTAGCTTAATTTCATGTATTAAATTGTACTCATAATCGAATGCTTTTCAGAACACCGCAGAGCTCACGTGCACCCAgtgcacagcagcagcagcagatggCGACGACGCCGAATAGTGTGGCTGCCTTCTTTGGGAACATGATTCCGCCAAAGGTGGAGGTTAAGCTGGGCAGCACCGCCTACAATCCTACAGGAGGCAACTCTGGCGGATGCGCCAATAACTTGGAGAGctactgcagcagcagcgccgaTGGCAGCGAGGCAGCTGGCAGCAGTCGACCCATTGACATAATAAGCAATAACAATGGCAACGCCAATGGAAGCTATTATCAGGCAGCGATCAGTCATGGCAATGGAAAGCGCAATGGCAACGGTAATGGCAgcttcaattccaattccttTTCTGCAAATGGTCatggcaatggaaatggaaatggcaatggtaatggcaatggaaatgggaagAACAAGCAGCGTAATCGGGTGCGACGTGAGAGCAGCAtgcgacaacagcagcagcagacatTTGGAAGCGAGGCTGATGATCCACTTTTGCATGAGGATTTTGACTTTGAAGGGAATCTAGCACTTTTTGACAAGCAGGCCATTTGGGATGACATTGAGTCGACCCACCAAAAGCCGGACGTAGTCCGTCATGCGGTCCACGTGCagaaacaacagcatcagcagcaggagAAAAAGTATCGTCACGATGAAAACATTTTGGCCAGCAAGCCGTTGCAGTTGCGCCAGATTGAGAGCATTTTTGATGGCAGCAAGGATTTTGTAACTGACGATGGCCTCATCATACCCACCATACCGGCCTATGTACGCAACCGCATTGAGTTGAGTGCCGACAAAGCCGGCTTATCGATGCAGCGCCAAATTGATACACTTGCGCGCGGTGCCAGCGATTTGGCCATCACACTCCTTGGAGGTGCTCGCCGTTTGACTCCGGCAAATAATCATCAGTGGCCCAAGATTGCCATCATTTGCGACGGAGTTAACACCATGAGGTTGGTAGCATTAATCTTTCTTTAACCTATgacatattaattatattcaataatttatataaatcaaactTGTACTCAGTAGCTTTCTTCCTGCTCTATACCCGTCGACTATAAAGAGTCTTATTTTCTTGTAGAACGATCAATATAGGGGCCGCTACAGGTCGCCTGCTAGCCTCCCATGGACTCACTGTACTTCTATATGTGGAGCAAGTGCAACTGATTGAACAAAACAGCAGCCTGGAGGTGTCCTTGTTCAAGGCTACCGATAATACCATAGTACATTCTGTTGATGGTGAGCATTATATCCTTATGTATATCTTATAATATCTAGAACTTGTTATGTAATGAAAGAcatgtataattaatttaattaaaaaatattgcagcAATGCCAACACCGGATCTTGTGATACTATCGACAAATACCGCTAAACTTTCGGATGCAATTAAGAAATGGCTCAACGATAATCGGTACgtataagataaataaatatatatatatatatatatggtgcAGTTTAtggtattaattttattatctcCCTTTTAGTGCTTCGGTGCTTGCCATTGATCCGCCACCTTGTGGCATTAAGGATGTTGCTATTAAGTACTCAATCTTACCCATATTGCCATTAATCCAAGATTCAAGCAATTCCGCTGCTGCAGCAACTGAAAATTCATCAACGAATAAATGTGGCAAactgtatttatgtaatttaggTATACCAGATAAGTTTTATCGTGATTGTGGCATTAAGTACAAAAGTCCATATGGACATAAATATGTGATACCGATTCACTCAAAGGACTgaaacaacgataacaactcAGCACAGAcaaacagtaacaacaacaatcaccagaaacatcaacaacagcaccaaTAAACCaacaatacaataataataatcagcaaatgcaacagaaaataacaaatacataaaaacaaaaaacacccAAACACACATGTGATGATCATCAAAGTCCTGTTTCCTGTGAATCTAGCTAGCTGTTAGAAGTCTCTCATATAACtcaatttagttttatctTTGGCgcatatacacacaaacaaacacacacacccacacaaataaatatattattatataagtttaagaatttagtttattaacacattttctttaattatcaATCAAATGCTGCCCTAGAATAGTGCCGAACTACATTTAAAActgtatatttattcaattttttttgtaaagccCCTCAAAGCTAGTCCAGCATAACTGATGTAGTTTGGGAGCTCGCTTAAGTTGCCAATTTTCctgcatttcaaaattttgtagAACTAAATTCTTCCATTCTTAATGCTCCCATTCACAATTATCTAATAATCGAGTTTAtagaattaacattttatttgcactgGACAACTCAACAAACCCCCTTAAACTGGTCTTCAAGATaacattcaaatttgaaaaagaacaaatcaaaatgattgtatataaatgtataattgCATAATTGTTTGTGTATGGGATGAActcaattgaattattttagtGAAATTGAGCCAAGTATGCGCAATATATGCCAAATTAAATGTCTACTTTTTAAGCATCAAAACTAGCAACTATTATGATAACAATACAATTACAAATCAGATAATTTTAAGTTAGTTTCGTAAGCTAAAAGtgtttaacaacaacaacatcaacagaaaCATCAAACACAAAGAAAGGAgatcttttatttgtatttagatATAGTATATAAGCATCTGTAAGCTGTAAAATCGAAAACCTTATTTTGTACTCCCATCGAATACTGTAAAGTGAAaaagcacacaaaatatttcaaatgtatCGCGATGAGttttataaaaccaaattgaaTAAGTAATATATCAAAATCCGATCAAATAGTGAAAATGTTAGCCTTTAAAAACTCAATATCGCAAACCAAAAACCTTAACTAAttgttgtaaaaatattatgtaGATTCTAAATTCCAATTGTTGATGATCAATCTGCAGATTTCAATTTGCACTTACTTGtttcatacttaaaaaaaaaaccagaaaataatagaaaaaccATAACAAAAACTGACAGTATAATAATGGGGACGCTGACTGTTTTGAGTTAGGAGTAGCCGAGTGGACAGGACGTTAAAGTGATGTTAGAGAAGTGGATGAGTATGGAGGTTGAGAAGGTTAtttccaacaaaaacaacaacaacacataaaACAAGAACTACAGATTTTGGTAAATGCTTTAATATTGTAAATGAAAATCTATTTTCGGTCCAATTGTatgaaaaacacaatttttaaagtgcaacaaatgcaaaattatgccgacaaatcaaaatacataaaaacacaagttaactaagaaaaaaaaccagctaatatatacaaacaacaatattaaaaaaacaacaccgAAAGCCTTCTCatggaaaacaaaaagaaaactgtatttttatttactctgTTTATAATTCTTTTACAGATGGTTTTGTCACACAATAATCCGGGAtttcatatataaatcaatttatatagCCTATAAATTGGTTATAacgaaaaagttttatatgaacataagaaatataaacttaaattcaacTTAAGTAATCACTTTTCATCATTCATAGTAAACATTTCTTGATCTACAAATGCGTAGCTATGCAAAGGATTAGaactaaaaaatacaattaaattacaagCTTTTCAAAAGCTATtggaaataaagaaatatatgttAGGTCATAGGGTCGTTGTCCATCTTTAAACGCTTAGAATCCGGCGCTTCGCATATAATAACGCGATTTCGTTTAAGTGCTGGAGGCTGTTTACAAGGTTTTGGCAACTGCACAGTTATAATGTTGAATGTTTCGACCTCTAGAGAAACAACGTCCACCTGTGGTGTAGACAATTGCTCTTCGAAACCAGAGTCCGGACTTTGCCAGGTATTCTCCGACTGATTTTGCTCATTCACATCAGCTGCGGTCTGATAGTAGTGATATAG
This genomic interval carries:
- the LOC117787189 gene encoding enhancer of mRNA-decapping protein 3, giving the protein MGLTDQDWIGSAVSLTCDDELGVFQGLIKKISADEITIVRAFRNGVPLRKQNAEVVLRCSDIKSINLIEPVKDVETTTPTVINKPTPVKLPHFSNILGKQQQLQLQQQQQVHQEQREREREQEQPVTPRGKANGHGNGNGNRNGGFNAPGINSALSDKMHQLMLNANPNGVNGMRRTPQSSRAPSAQQQQQMATTPNSVAAFFGNMIPPKVEVKLGSTAYNPTGGNSGGCANNLESYCSSSADGSEAAGSSRPIDIISNNNGNANGSYYQAAISHGNGKRNGNGNGSFNSNSFSANGHGNGNGNGNGNGNGNGKNKQRNRVRRESSMRQQQQQTFGSEADDPLLHEDFDFEGNLALFDKQAIWDDIESTHQKPDVVRHAVHVQKQQHQQQEKKYRHDENILASKPLQLRQIESIFDGSKDFVTDDGLIIPTIPAYVRNRIELSADKAGLSMQRQIDTLARGASDLAITLLGGARRLTPANNHQWPKIAIICDGVNTMRTINIGAATGRLLASHGLTVLLYVEQVQLIEQNSSLEVSLFKATDNTIVHSVDAMPTPDLVILSTNTAKLSDAIKKWLNDNRASVLAIDPPPCGIKDVAIKYSILPILPLIQDSSNSAAAATENSSTNKCGKLYLCNLGIPDKFYRDCGIKYKSPYGHKYVIPIHSKD